One genomic region from Haloterrigena gelatinilytica encodes:
- a CDS encoding methyl-accepting chemotaxis protein: MASLSSLVPSFVRRRYLVKFVVSILAVVLVIGAVGAVSYVDIDETVRADSNEQLESTAEMQADAISNWVETMRVQTRTASDSQILQAGDPQEVQGQLVEEQARMDVDVRAIHYVDTENDEIVTSTNAAYRGESFENLTEPWAADGFEEELGLEESVWHSQEAYQSPTLDDQVMAFASPVTEREDRAVVIIGTLEYQVEQLHQENTSASTAILDSDGSAVFQADSASIDEGSIDDEAMAAALGGRLTRIQDDDVVRAYVPVGNTQWVAVTTVPNEQAYGVVSDVETNVIAMVLTSLVALGVVGVVLGRQTVVPLARLRDRTTEMERGNLDVDLETDRVDEIGRLYDGFDSMRNSLRDQIEAAESAREEAEAARDETESINRHLEAKAEEFSDVMDDCADGDLTRRLDPESESQAMTDIAEAFNEMIADLEKTTADVKAFANEVAAASEQVTASSEEVRSASQQVSESVQEISDGTDRQNENLHSVNREMSGLSTTTEEIAASSNNVADFAEQTAETGRLGREAAQEAIDGMHEIEAESTEAVEAIRELEAEMAQVDELVEFITEVARETNMLALNANIEASRGGDGEGSGFGAVATQVKELAADTKSTAEDIEQRLERIDEQTAETATEVQQTADRIAEHVDSVENAAEALDEIADYADRTNEGVQEISAATEEQAASTQEVVAMVSSATEISETTAAEAQRVAAAAEEQTSALSEVTESASSLTDQAAYLSETLDHFETDEVAAVSVDDYDTDGETLSFDEVDVDGGDGDGDDDDVGGVETDTSEDPAGSTGGFEPEANGGITDASGTDGDAEPTPDTDADEDGTVPSDGENGFTFSQFDGE, from the coding sequence ATGGCGTCGCTTTCCTCCCTGGTGCCGTCGTTCGTCAGGCGGCGGTACCTCGTGAAGTTCGTGGTGTCGATTCTGGCGGTCGTGCTCGTTATCGGGGCCGTCGGGGCGGTCAGCTACGTCGATATCGACGAGACCGTTCGGGCGGACTCGAACGAGCAACTCGAATCGACCGCCGAGATGCAGGCCGACGCGATCAGCAACTGGGTCGAAACGATGCGGGTCCAGACGCGGACCGCCTCCGATTCGCAGATCCTCCAGGCGGGCGATCCGCAGGAAGTCCAGGGCCAGCTCGTCGAAGAGCAAGCCCGGATGGACGTCGACGTGCGCGCGATTCACTACGTCGACACCGAGAACGATGAAATCGTGACGAGTACGAACGCCGCCTACCGCGGCGAGTCGTTCGAAAACCTGACGGAGCCGTGGGCTGCCGACGGCTTCGAGGAGGAGCTCGGGCTCGAGGAGTCCGTCTGGCATTCCCAGGAAGCGTACCAATCGCCGACCCTCGACGACCAGGTCATGGCCTTCGCCAGCCCGGTGACGGAACGCGAAGATCGAGCCGTCGTCATCATCGGCACGCTCGAGTATCAGGTCGAGCAACTCCACCAGGAGAACACGTCGGCGTCGACGGCCATTCTCGATAGCGACGGCTCGGCGGTCTTCCAGGCCGACTCCGCGTCGATCGACGAGGGATCGATCGACGACGAGGCGATGGCTGCCGCCCTGGGCGGCCGACTCACCCGCATTCAGGACGACGACGTGGTGCGGGCGTACGTTCCCGTCGGGAACACGCAGTGGGTCGCCGTCACGACCGTTCCGAACGAGCAGGCGTACGGCGTCGTCTCCGACGTCGAAACGAACGTCATCGCGATGGTGTTGACGAGCCTGGTCGCGCTCGGCGTCGTCGGCGTCGTTCTCGGCCGGCAGACCGTCGTCCCGCTGGCCAGATTGCGCGATCGCACGACCGAGATGGAACGGGGCAACCTCGACGTCGATCTCGAGACGGACCGCGTCGACGAGATCGGACGGCTGTACGACGGCTTCGACAGCATGCGAAACTCGCTGCGCGACCAGATCGAAGCCGCCGAGAGCGCACGCGAGGAGGCCGAAGCGGCCCGGGACGAGACCGAGTCGATAAACCGCCATCTCGAGGCGAAAGCCGAGGAGTTCAGCGACGTGATGGACGACTGTGCGGACGGCGATCTGACCCGCCGGCTCGATCCCGAAAGCGAGAGCCAGGCGATGACGGACATCGCCGAGGCGTTCAACGAGATGATCGCGGACCTCGAAAAGACGACCGCCGACGTCAAAGCCTTCGCCAACGAGGTGGCGGCGGCCAGCGAACAGGTAACCGCATCCAGCGAAGAGGTCCGCTCGGCCTCCCAGCAGGTCTCCGAGTCGGTACAGGAGATTTCCGACGGCACCGACCGACAGAACGAGAACCTCCACTCGGTCAACCGGGAGATGAGCGGTCTCTCCACGACGACCGAAGAGATCGCCGCCTCATCGAACAACGTCGCCGACTTCGCCGAGCAGACGGCCGAAACCGGTCGCCTCGGCCGCGAGGCGGCCCAGGAGGCGATCGACGGGATGCACGAGATCGAAGCGGAGTCGACCGAGGCCGTCGAGGCCATCCGAGAGCTCGAAGCGGAGATGGCGCAGGTCGACGAACTGGTCGAGTTCATCACCGAGGTCGCCCGCGAGACGAACATGCTCGCGTTGAACGCGAACATCGAGGCCTCGCGGGGCGGCGACGGCGAGGGCTCCGGTTTCGGCGCCGTCGCGACGCAGGTCAAAGAGCTCGCCGCGGACACGAAATCGACCGCCGAGGACATCGAGCAGCGACTCGAGCGGATCGACGAACAGACGGCCGAGACCGCGACGGAGGTCCAACAGACCGCCGATCGGATCGCCGAACACGTCGACTCCGTCGAGAACGCCGCCGAAGCGCTCGACGAAATCGCCGACTACGCCGACCGGACCAACGAGGGCGTCCAGGAGATTTCCGCGGCGACCGAAGAGCAGGCGGCCTCGACCCAAGAGGTCGTCGCCATGGTCTCGTCGGCGACCGAGATCTCCGAAACGACCGCCGCCGAGGCCCAGCGCGTCGCCGCGGCCGCGGAGGAACAGACCTCCGCCCTCTCGGAAGTCACCGAGAGCGCGAGTTCGCTCACCGATCAGGCGGCGTACCTGAGCGAGACGCTCGATCACTTCGAGACCGACGAGGTGGCGGCCGTCTCCGTCGACGACTACGACACCGACGGCGAGACGCTCTCGTTCGACGAGGTAGATGTCGACGGCGGCGACGGCGACGGCGACGACGATGATGTCGGCGGTGTCGAGACCGACACGAGCGAGGATCCCGCCGGGAGTACCGGCGGGTTCGAGCCCGAAGCGAACGGCGGGATCACGGACGCGAGCGGCACCGATGGAGACGCCGAACCGACGCCGGACACCGACGCCGACGAGGACGGTACCGTCCCGTCGGACGGCGAGAACGGGTTCACGTTCAGCCAGTTCGACGGCGAGTGA
- a CDS encoding ABC transporter substrate-binding protein, with protein sequence MSVHLNRRKLLTGLGGAGLGGFAGCLSSVPGLDSNDIEDGSDVGGTDRTLRLGIMQPVSGDLETVGKPMRNAAELPIRQVEDEISLDIEYEVVDTETSPSAGVQGAAALVDEGYPMVNGPAASDVTLQATQQVLIPYRTVCCSPGATTPTITSLNDAGLVFRTAVSDSLQAVVLADRAANDLGHDSAATLYANNDYGWQLSQAFARSFRSDHGGTVSEQVPLTEEQDTYEAAIERVRKNDPELLVVIGYPETGGQVLRDLGADAPEDILVTDGLQDSDLHDQVDYSLDGIRGTAPLVDGPGTETFTELFEDAYDAEPGVFTPHSYDASAVLLLANAYAGQNDGTAIRNAMQAVATGDGEEITPESLADGIELAARGDPVTYQGASSSVGFDENGDVTDAVFQYWEFDESADGGIAELDRVSS encoded by the coding sequence ATGTCCGTTCACTTGAATCGTCGAAAACTACTGACCGGTCTCGGTGGAGCCGGTCTCGGTGGCTTCGCCGGCTGTCTCAGTTCGGTACCCGGGCTCGACTCGAACGACATCGAGGACGGGAGCGACGTCGGCGGAACCGACCGAACGCTCAGACTCGGAATCATGCAACCGGTGAGCGGCGATCTCGAGACCGTCGGGAAGCCGATGCGAAACGCCGCGGAGCTCCCGATTCGGCAAGTCGAAGACGAGATTTCGCTCGACATCGAGTACGAAGTCGTCGACACCGAGACGTCGCCGTCGGCGGGCGTCCAGGGTGCGGCCGCCCTGGTCGACGAAGGATACCCGATGGTCAACGGCCCGGCAGCCTCGGACGTGACGCTGCAGGCGACACAGCAGGTCCTCATTCCGTACCGGACCGTCTGCTGTTCGCCCGGCGCGACCACGCCGACGATCACCTCGCTCAACGACGCCGGGCTGGTCTTCCGGACCGCGGTCTCCGACTCGCTGCAGGCGGTCGTGCTCGCCGACCGGGCGGCGAACGATCTCGGCCACGACAGCGCCGCGACACTCTACGCGAACAACGACTACGGCTGGCAGTTGAGCCAGGCGTTCGCGCGCTCGTTCCGAAGCGATCACGGCGGGACGGTCTCGGAGCAGGTCCCGCTAACGGAAGAGCAGGACACCTACGAAGCGGCTATCGAGCGGGTCAGGAAGAACGACCCCGAACTGCTCGTCGTGATCGGCTACCCGGAAACGGGCGGACAGGTTCTCAGAGATCTCGGAGCCGACGCTCCGGAAGACATCCTCGTCACCGACGGCCTGCAGGACAGCGATCTCCACGACCAGGTCGACTACTCGCTCGACGGCATCCGCGGCACCGCGCCGCTGGTCGACGGACCGGGGACCGAGACGTTCACGGAACTGTTCGAGGACGCCTACGACGCCGAACCGGGCGTCTTCACGCCTCACTCCTACGACGCGAGCGCCGTCCTGTTGCTCGCGAACGCCTACGCCGGACAAAACGACGGGACCGCCATTAGAAACGCTATGCAGGCGGTTGCCACCGGCGACGGCGAGGAAATCACGCCGGAGTCCCTCGCCGACGGGATCGAACTCGCGGCCCGAGGTGATCCCGTCACCTACCAGGGCGCCTCGAGTTCGGTCGGCTTCGACGAGAACGGCGACGTGACCGACGCCGTCTTCCAGTACTGGGAGTTCGACGAAAGCGCGGATGGCGGCATCGCCGAACTGGACAGGGTGAGTTCGTAA
- a CDS encoding TRAM domain-containing protein — MADCPLADDCPSFSERISGMGCQHYGDRGGKEWCKHYSQPIEDLKTQPVKAGEEIVIDVVDMHESGAGVGRTEDGFIVLVDGILPEARARVQVTQVHSNHARAEELELLPMDPDEDPESDADTTSADDEDEGEGKGEDEEAESDADTDGEDKGKPARERLGSRENFWGS, encoded by the coding sequence ATGGCAGACTGTCCACTTGCCGACGACTGCCCGAGCTTTTCCGAGCGGATCTCGGGAATGGGGTGTCAACACTACGGCGACCGCGGGGGCAAGGAATGGTGTAAGCACTACAGCCAGCCCATCGAGGATCTGAAGACCCAGCCCGTCAAGGCGGGCGAGGAAATCGTTATCGACGTCGTCGACATGCACGAGAGCGGCGCCGGCGTCGGGCGGACGGAAGACGGGTTTATCGTGCTAGTCGACGGCATTCTGCCGGAGGCCCGAGCCCGCGTTCAGGTGACCCAGGTCCACAGCAACCACGCCCGCGCCGAGGAGCTCGAACTCCTCCCGATGGATCCCGACGAGGACCCGGAGTCCGACGCCGACACGACGTCGGCCGACGACGAGGACGAGGGCGAAGGCAAGGGCGAGGATGAGGAGGCGGAGTCTGACGCCGACACGGACGGCGAGGACAAAGGCAAGCCGGCCCGCGAGCGGCTCGGCAGCCGAGAGAACTTCTGGGGCTCGTAG
- a CDS encoding MBL fold metallo-hydrolase → MERIPLSNSAFEGDNNAYLFADGSEAALVDTGDWTATTREQLEAALAERDLAFADVDRVFLTHWHGDHTGLAGAIQAEGGAEVYVHEADAPLVEGDEDAWNAMYELQEEYFEQWGMPEEKRAVLRERMADAETGAASPTVTTFADGETFPVPGGELEVVHASGHAAGLCMFETTLEGRREVVSGDALLPVYTPNVGGADVRVDRPLERYLRALRGIVEADYDRAWPGHRDPIDEPADRAQHIIDHHAERAWRVLDALDREGPCDTWSVSAALFGDLEDIHILHGPGESYAHLEHLERAGTVVREETEYRLADGVAEVLAAKDERRWHLEY, encoded by the coding sequence ATGGAGCGGATTCCCCTGTCGAACTCGGCGTTCGAAGGCGACAACAACGCGTACCTCTTCGCGGACGGGTCGGAGGCGGCGCTGGTCGACACCGGCGACTGGACGGCGACGACGCGGGAGCAACTCGAGGCCGCCCTCGCCGAACGGGACCTCGCCTTCGCCGACGTCGATCGGGTCTTCCTCACCCACTGGCACGGCGACCACACCGGACTGGCGGGCGCGATTCAGGCCGAAGGCGGAGCCGAGGTCTACGTCCACGAGGCCGACGCGCCGCTCGTCGAGGGCGACGAGGACGCCTGGAACGCGATGTACGAACTCCAGGAGGAGTACTTCGAGCAGTGGGGGATGCCCGAGGAGAAGCGAGCCGTCCTCCGGGAGCGGATGGCCGACGCCGAGACGGGCGCCGCGTCGCCGACCGTCACGACGTTCGCCGACGGCGAGACGTTCCCCGTCCCCGGCGGCGAACTCGAGGTCGTCCACGCCTCCGGCCACGCCGCGGGGCTGTGCATGTTCGAGACGACCCTCGAGGGCCGGCGGGAGGTCGTCTCCGGCGACGCGCTGTTGCCCGTCTACACGCCCAACGTCGGCGGCGCGGACGTCCGCGTCGATCGGCCGCTCGAGCGCTACCTGCGGGCGCTGCGGGGGATCGTCGAGGCCGACTACGATCGCGCGTGGCCGGGCCACCGCGATCCGATCGACGAGCCCGCCGACCGGGCCCAGCACATCATCGACCACCACGCGGAACGCGCCTGGCGGGTCCTCGACGCGCTGGATCGCGAGGGACCCTGCGACACCTGGTCCGTGAGCGCGGCCCTGTTCGGCGACCTCGAGGACATCCACATCCTCCACGGTCCGGGCGAATCGTACGCGCACTTGGAGCACTTAGAGCGAGCCGGGACCGTCGTCCGGGAGGAGACCGAGTATCGCCTGGCCGACGGCGTCGCGGAAGTACTCGCCGCGAAGGACGAACGGCGCTGGCACCTCGAGTACTGA
- a CDS encoding Tfx family DNA-binding protein — protein sequence MIDEIEELLEEIGFDAETSVLTHRQAQVLALRERGVSQADIADALGTSRANVSSIESSARENLAKARETVAFAEALRAPVRVRVPAGTDLYDVPQLVYDACDEQGVKVDHTAPDLMKVVSDAAGSAVTGREVSTPLIVGVTSEGMVRVRHQDRRE from the coding sequence GTGATCGACGAGATCGAGGAACTGCTCGAGGAGATCGGGTTCGACGCCGAGACGAGCGTGCTGACACACCGTCAGGCGCAGGTGCTCGCGCTCCGCGAACGCGGCGTCTCGCAGGCCGACATCGCCGACGCGCTGGGCACCTCGCGGGCGAACGTCTCCTCGATCGAGTCGAGCGCGCGCGAGAACTTGGCGAAGGCTCGCGAGACGGTGGCCTTCGCGGAGGCGCTGCGGGCGCCGGTTCGCGTCCGGGTGCCGGCGGGGACCGACCTCTACGACGTTCCGCAGTTGGTCTACGACGCCTGCGACGAGCAGGGCGTCAAGGTCGATCACACCGCGCCGGACCTGATGAAGGTCGTCAGCGATGCCGCGGGGTCGGCGGTGACCGGACGCGAGGTGTCGACGCCGCTGATCGTCGGCGTCACCTCCGAGGGGATGGTGCGGGTCCGCCACCAGGACCGCCGAGAGTGA
- a CDS encoding sulfatase-like hydrolase/transferase, producing MIVQLHLETMDLSPEKYTLSNFIEACKNPESFKHELKKRYGDVQKHVFYREHGRPTNVMDADWDNLMLLDACRFDYLSAHNTIDGELDAAVSVASTSNEFMEKTFAGETFHDTVYVSANGFSHHLEEGTFHEFVSTYPESQRDVLDSELYRNYRPEIVRERALETYERHPDKRLLVHFMQPHGPYFGPKAEALRERLRTNHGLEFSAWQSDADVTSRSEGMVYLMDAAEAGYVSPAELREVYVENLKLVLEHVERLVDQLDGKTVISSDHGELLGETSNLYSRLTGDRYEHPGYVWTPELRLVPWLVVPWEDRRDIVAEEPVGRGDVDDEVVEDHLRALGYQS from the coding sequence TTGATCGTCCAGTTGCACCTCGAGACGATGGACCTCTCCCCGGAGAAGTACACCCTCTCCAATTTTATCGAGGCGTGTAAGAATCCCGAATCGTTCAAACACGAACTCAAAAAGCGGTACGGCGACGTGCAGAAACACGTCTTCTATCGGGAGCACGGGCGTCCGACGAACGTCATGGACGCGGACTGGGACAATCTCATGTTGCTGGACGCCTGTCGGTTCGACTACCTCTCCGCCCACAATACGATCGACGGGGAGCTAGACGCCGCCGTCTCCGTCGCGTCGACGAGCAACGAATTCATGGAGAAGACGTTCGCCGGGGAGACGTTCCACGACACGGTCTACGTCTCCGCGAACGGGTTCTCCCACCACCTCGAGGAGGGCACCTTCCACGAGTTCGTCTCGACGTATCCCGAGTCCCAGCGGGACGTGCTCGACAGCGAACTCTATCGGAACTACCGCCCGGAGATCGTTCGCGAGCGGGCCCTCGAGACCTACGAACGCCATCCGGACAAACGGCTGCTCGTCCACTTCATGCAGCCCCACGGCCCGTACTTCGGGCCGAAAGCCGAGGCGTTGCGCGAGCGGCTCCGGACGAACCACGGGCTCGAGTTCTCCGCCTGGCAGTCCGACGCCGACGTCACCAGTCGCTCGGAGGGGATGGTGTATCTGATGGACGCCGCGGAGGCGGGCTACGTTTCTCCGGCCGAACTCCGGGAGGTGTACGTCGAAAACCTGAAGCTGGTCCTCGAGCACGTCGAACGCCTCGTCGACCAACTCGACGGAAAGACCGTCATCAGCTCCGATCACGGCGAACTGCTCGGCGAGACGTCGAACCTCTACTCTCGACTCACCGGCGACCGGTACGAACATCCGGGCTACGTCTGGACGCCGGAGCTCCGACTCGTTCCCTGGCTCGTCGTCCCCTGGGAGGACCGACGCGATATCGTCGCCGAAGAGCCGGTCGGACGAGGCGACGTCGACGACGAGGTCGTCGAGGACCACCTCCGGGCGCTCGGCTACCAGTCCTGA
- a CDS encoding HFX_2341 family transcriptional regulator yields MQTHIVPVGFDYDRLIAPLVRDQIDVDSVILLEGAVGSEANVEYSRHLSDKLETDFKNLLGATTERFVLEDVYDYDAAFEQAYDLITAELDDGNEVWVNVAAMPRTVSFAFANAAHSLMVERQEDREGIHTYYTAPEKYLETELAEELREQIELLEDLDAGAGVQGEADDPLDGDRIDDRLESARDLLSEFDERGTTIGAKEIDGRHIVELPVASFSNVKPFEELILFKLGEDGEFDSVSELAESLARELNEEYTDSFRSKVIYNVDRLGPGGKGYIEREEHGKSYRTRLSRIGELWVRAHSDDESR; encoded by the coding sequence ATGCAAACCCACATCGTCCCGGTCGGCTTCGACTACGACCGGCTGATCGCGCCGCTGGTGCGCGATCAGATCGACGTCGACAGCGTCATCCTCCTCGAGGGCGCCGTCGGGAGCGAGGCCAACGTCGAGTACTCCCGGCACCTCTCGGACAAACTCGAGACCGACTTCAAGAACCTGCTGGGGGCGACCACCGAGCGGTTCGTCCTCGAAGACGTCTACGACTACGACGCGGCCTTCGAGCAGGCCTACGACCTCATCACCGCCGAACTCGACGACGGCAACGAGGTCTGGGTCAACGTCGCCGCGATGCCCCGCACGGTGAGTTTCGCCTTCGCCAACGCCGCCCACTCGCTGATGGTCGAGCGCCAGGAGGACCGCGAGGGGATCCACACCTACTACACGGCCCCCGAGAAGTACCTCGAGACGGAACTGGCCGAGGAACTCCGCGAGCAGATCGAGCTGCTCGAGGATCTGGACGCCGGGGCGGGCGTGCAGGGAGAGGCTGACGACCCCCTCGACGGCGACCGGATCGACGACCGCCTCGAGAGCGCCCGCGACCTCCTCTCGGAGTTCGACGAGCGCGGGACGACGATCGGCGCCAAGGAGATCGACGGCCGCCACATCGTCGAACTGCCCGTCGCCTCCTTCTCGAACGTCAAACCCTTCGAGGAACTCATCCTGTTCAAACTCGGCGAGGACGGCGAGTTCGATTCGGTCTCCGAACTCGCGGAGTCGCTGGCCCGCGAACTGAACGAGGAGTACACCGACAGCTTCCGGTCGAAGGTCATCTACAACGTCGATCGGCTCGGCCCCGGCGGTAAGGGATACATCGAACGCGAGGAGCACGGGAAATCCTACCGGACGCGGCTCTCCCGGATCGGCGAGCTCTGGGTGCGAGCCCACTCCGACGACGAGTCGCGGTAA
- a CDS encoding efflux RND transporter permease subunit: MSGSVATKYAEWIVSHSRLVVVLVLLLTAVVAAGAAVGDPEDGGIGQFETDSEETDALEEIEATYGTDDAIVAQLVVRDEGGDVLTRESLLEGLRLQRAVRDDEELNATLDEQGFAGLENVAGTAAVYEDRTEAGAEPPETGAPALEEQIAALESRSDEEVEALLADVLDPDSDAGQQGQSGGAGAETDPYEFLPTDYEPGETTADARITFVFQVDGSGPEEEPRNAYDAQVELADRVDERFDDAFVFGQGITDEASSNAVGDSFAIITPVALVLVLGVLAVTYRDVVDVLIGLVGIGVVMAWLAGVQGWLEIPSSQLLIAVPFLLIGLSIDYALHVVMRYREARAGELEGAAAPEPTASATANGGPVGPRAGMTLGLAGVVLALGAATVSTGVGFLSNVVSPLGAVRDFAVLSAGGILATFVAFAVFVPALKVEIDDVLGSRFDRDRAKRPFGSGPGATGRALSRLVAIPQRLPLAVILAALLLAAGGAYGATGIDTEFNQADFLPEDAPGWAKSLPGPLAPDTYTIRGDAAYLGEHFAERGEGSRTQILIRGPVTDPDALAAMDEAGSAVGEGDTVVVGPDGETAVEGPPSVVREIAAENASVAAAVAERDTDGDGLPDEDVAGVYDALFDADADRAGDVLYRTDEGAYESARLLVTVRGDAPAQTVADDSRDVAAAVERAGPVAAIATGGPVTTAVVQDALLETLVQAFAITLVVILVFLTALYWVRHRALSLGAVTLAPVVIALAWLLGTMALLDLPFNSETAVITSLAIGLGVDYSIHVGERFVDERDRRPTLEAALAATITGTGGALLGSAATTAAGFGVLALALAPPLRRFGLVTGLSIAFAFVACLTVLPCLLVVRERLLARVG; the protein is encoded by the coding sequence ATGAGCGGCTCCGTCGCGACGAAGTACGCAGAGTGGATCGTTTCTCATAGTCGGCTCGTCGTCGTCCTGGTCCTCTTGCTCACCGCCGTCGTCGCCGCCGGCGCTGCGGTCGGCGACCCCGAGGACGGCGGGATCGGCCAGTTCGAGACCGACTCCGAGGAAACCGACGCGCTCGAGGAGATCGAGGCGACTTACGGCACCGACGACGCGATCGTCGCCCAGCTGGTCGTCCGCGACGAGGGCGGCGACGTGCTCACCCGCGAGTCGCTGCTCGAGGGGCTGCGACTCCAGCGGGCGGTTCGCGACGACGAGGAGCTGAACGCTACGCTCGACGAGCAGGGGTTCGCCGGCCTCGAGAACGTCGCCGGGACGGCCGCCGTCTACGAGGACCGAACGGAAGCGGGGGCGGAGCCACCGGAGACGGGCGCGCCCGCGCTCGAGGAACAGATCGCGGCGCTCGAGTCGCGCTCCGACGAGGAGGTCGAAGCGCTACTGGCCGACGTGCTCGACCCCGATAGCGACGCGGGGCAACAGGGCCAGTCGGGGGGAGCGGGTGCGGAAACGGACCCGTACGAGTTCCTCCCGACCGACTACGAGCCCGGCGAGACGACGGCCGACGCGCGCATCACGTTCGTCTTTCAGGTCGACGGTAGCGGCCCGGAGGAAGAGCCGCGGAACGCCTACGACGCGCAGGTCGAACTCGCCGACCGGGTCGACGAGCGCTTCGACGACGCGTTCGTCTTCGGGCAGGGGATCACCGACGAGGCGTCGTCGAACGCCGTCGGCGACAGCTTCGCGATCATCACGCCCGTCGCGCTCGTCCTCGTGTTGGGCGTGCTGGCGGTCACCTACCGGGACGTCGTCGACGTGCTGATCGGACTCGTCGGGATCGGGGTCGTGATGGCCTGGCTCGCCGGCGTGCAGGGCTGGCTCGAGATCCCCTCGAGCCAACTGCTGATCGCGGTGCCGTTTCTCCTGATCGGGCTCAGTATCGACTACGCCCTCCACGTGGTCATGCGCTACCGGGAGGCCAGAGCCGGGGAACTCGAGGGGGCCGCGGCGCCGGAGCCGACGGCGAGCGCGACCGCGAACGGCGGTCCGGTCGGTCCGCGGGCGGGCATGACCCTCGGACTCGCGGGCGTCGTCCTCGCGCTCGGCGCGGCGACGGTCTCGACGGGCGTCGGCTTCCTCTCGAACGTCGTCAGCCCGCTCGGGGCGGTGCGGGACTTCGCCGTCCTGAGCGCCGGCGGCATCCTCGCGACGTTCGTCGCCTTCGCCGTCTTCGTGCCGGCGCTGAAGGTGGAGATCGACGACGTCCTCGGGTCCCGGTTCGACCGGGACCGCGCGAAGCGCCCGTTCGGCTCGGGACCGGGTGCCACCGGCCGGGCGCTCTCGCGACTGGTCGCGATTCCCCAGCGGCTCCCGCTCGCGGTGATCCTCGCGGCGCTGCTCCTCGCCGCCGGCGGCGCCTACGGCGCGACGGGGATCGATACGGAGTTCAACCAGGCGGATTTCCTCCCCGAGGACGCGCCCGGGTGGGCCAAGTCCCTGCCGGGACCGCTGGCACCCGATACGTACACGATCCGCGGCGACGCCGCGTACCTCGGCGAGCACTTCGCCGAGCGGGGCGAGGGAAGTCGGACGCAGATTCTGATACGCGGGCCCGTCACCGATCCCGACGCGCTCGCGGCGATGGACGAGGCCGGCAGCGCGGTCGGCGAGGGCGACACGGTCGTCGTCGGCCCGGACGGCGAGACCGCGGTCGAGGGGCCGCCGTCGGTCGTCCGCGAGATCGCCGCCGAGAACGCGTCCGTCGCGGCCGCCGTCGCGGAGCGCGATACGGACGGCGACGGGCTCCCCGACGAGGACGTCGCCGGCGTCTACGACGCCCTGTTCGACGCCGACGCGGACCGCGCGGGAGACGTCCTCTACCGGACGGACGAGGGAGCGTACGAATCGGCGCGCCTCCTCGTGACCGTTCGGGGGGACGCCCCCGCCCAGACCGTCGCCGACGACAGTCGCGACGTCGCGGCCGCCGTCGAGCGCGCGGGGCCCGTCGCGGCGATCGCCACCGGCGGACCGGTGACGACGGCGGTCGTTCAGGACGCGCTCCTCGAGACGCTCGTGCAGGCTTTCGCGATCACGCTGGTAGTCATCCTGGTCTTCCTGACGGCCCTCTACTGGGTGCGCCACCGAGCGCTCTCGCTGGGTGCGGTCACGCTCGCTCCGGTCGTGATCGCCCTCGCGTGGCTGCTCGGGACGATGGCGCTGCTCGACCTGCCGTTCAACAGCGAGACGGCCGTCATCACGAGCCTCGCGATCGGGCTGGGCGTCGACTACAGCATCCACGTCGGCGAGCGGTTCGTCGACGAGCGCGACCGCCGGCCGACGCTCGAGGCGGCGCTCGCGGCGACGATCACCGGCACCGGCGGGGCGCTCCTGGGGAGCGCGGCGACGACGGCGGCGGGGTTCGGCGTCCTCGCGCTGGCGCTCGCCCCGCCGCTCCGGCGGTTCGGACTGGTAACGGGCCTGAGCATCGCCTTCGCGTTCGTCGCCTGTCTGACCGTCCTGCCGTGTCTGCTCGTGGTTCGCGAGCGGCTGCTGGCTCGAGTAGGGTAG